In a genomic window of Chrysemys picta bellii isolate R12L10 chromosome 1, ASM1138683v2, whole genome shotgun sequence:
- the LOC135976457 gene encoding NKG2-D type II integral membrane protein-like isoform X1, which translates to MSEQETNYTELKFHTPIQQKMGQRAEKTKNKDFPSPSSPWRYVAVILGILCVVLLGAVGFQSVKRDNCSLCPENWIQHEEDCYHFSTEWRTWQESKDYCSSQGSRLLKIHSKKKQDFIKPLAFSYHWIGLFRNGINESWVWEDGTSLTLNLFAEHPDFNSGDCAAFRIGEAHSYGCEQSKPYICEQRAA; encoded by the exons ATGAGTGAGCAGGAAACAAACTACACTGAACTGAAATTTCACACTCCTATTCAACAGAAAATGGGGCAAAGAGCTGAGAAGACCAAGAACAAAG ATTTTCCTTCTCCATCTTCCCCATGGCGATATGTTGCAGTGATTCTGGGGATCCTCTGTGTAGTATtgttgggagctgtggggttccagAGTGTCAAAC GAGACAACTGCAGCCTTTGCCCAGAAAACTGGATACAGCATGAGGAGGACTGTTACCATTTTTCTACTGAATGGAGAACTTGGCAAGAGAGTAAAGATTATTGCTCTTCTCAGGGCTCCAGACTTTTGAAGATACACAGCAAGAAAAAACAG GATTTCATAAAGCCTCTAGCATTTTCTTATCACTGGATCGGATTATTCCGTAATGGGATCAACGAATCCTGGGTTTGGGAGGATGGCACATCTCTAACCCTTAACCT GTTTGCAGAACATCCAGATTTTAATAGCGGTGACTGTGCTGCTTTCAGAATTGGAGAAGCCCACTCCTATGGCTGTGAACAATCAAAACCCTATATCTGTGAGCAGAGGGCTGCTTAG
- the LOC135976457 gene encoding NKG2-D type II integral membrane protein-like isoform X2 — translation MGQRAEKTKNKDFPSPSSPWRYVAVILGILCVVLLGAVGFQSVKRDNCSLCPENWIQHEEDCYHFSTEWRTWQESKDYCSSQGSRLLKIHSKKKQDFIKPLAFSYHWIGLFRNGINESWVWEDGTSLTLNLFAEHPDFNSGDCAAFRIGEAHSYGCEQSKPYICEQRAA, via the exons ATGGGGCAAAGAGCTGAGAAGACCAAGAACAAAG ATTTTCCTTCTCCATCTTCCCCATGGCGATATGTTGCAGTGATTCTGGGGATCCTCTGTGTAGTATtgttgggagctgtggggttccagAGTGTCAAAC GAGACAACTGCAGCCTTTGCCCAGAAAACTGGATACAGCATGAGGAGGACTGTTACCATTTTTCTACTGAATGGAGAACTTGGCAAGAGAGTAAAGATTATTGCTCTTCTCAGGGCTCCAGACTTTTGAAGATACACAGCAAGAAAAAACAG GATTTCATAAAGCCTCTAGCATTTTCTTATCACTGGATCGGATTATTCCGTAATGGGATCAACGAATCCTGGGTTTGGGAGGATGGCACATCTCTAACCCTTAACCT GTTTGCAGAACATCCAGATTTTAATAGCGGTGACTGTGCTGCTTTCAGAATTGGAGAAGCCCACTCCTATGGCTGTGAACAATCAAAACCCTATATCTGTGAGCAGAGGGCTGCTTAG
- the LOC135973758 gene encoding C-type lectin domain family 1 member A-like, whose amino-acid sequence MCLSVKGIYLPGRSSSGLAMENEDGCTTIKFYSQTPASAFRSPECPSPSPQWWLIAVILEILCLALLITARVFDANSSQLSCLEAREYDNLTQQRENLKNLTQQLECLQAQNLNLSEAVQQLASYRGSKCRLCPDKWLQHGEDCFHFSNEFKIWQKSKDYCSSLASKLLQIDSKEELDFIMQELFKLSNVCQGLRYHENYWFGLSYDTAIKKWVWEDGTTLSSHL is encoded by the exons ATGTGCCTATCTGTCAAGGGTATCTacctgccaggaaggagcagcAGCGGGTTAGCTATGGAGAATGAGGATGGATGCACCACTATAAAATTCTATTCACAAACTCCAGCTTCTGCCTTCAGATCTCCAG AGTGTCCATCACCATCTCCACAATGGTGGCTCATTGCAGTGATTCTTGAGATCCTCTGTTTGGCTTTGCTAATAACTGCGAGGGTCTTTGATGCCAACT CCTCTCAGCTGTCCTGCCTGGAAGCCAGAGAGTATGACAACCTCACCCAGCAGAGGGAAAACCTGAAGAACCTCACCCAGCAGCTGGAGTGTCTCCAAGCACAGAACTTAAACCTTTCAGAGGCTGTCCAGCAGCTGGCAAGCTACCGAG gCTCCAAATGCCGCCTTTGTCCAGATAAATGGTTACAGCACGGAGAGGATTGCTTCCACTTTTCTAATGAATTTAAAATTTGGCAAAAGAGTAAAGATTATTGCTCTTCACTAGCTTCCAAGCTGCTTCAGATAGACAGCAAAGAAGAACTG GATTTCATAATGCAGGAGTTATTTAAACTTTCTAATGTTTGCCAAGGTCTTCGTTACCATGAAAATTACTGGTTTGGACTGTCATATGACACAGCCATTAAGAAGTGGGTGTGGGAGGATGGCACCACTTTATCCTCTCATCTGTAA